AGCCTAGATTCGCACGGCCCGCGCGTTCGGTGCGGGGTGGGCCGTCCCGTGACCGGAACGCAGCGCGCCGCCACCCGTGGGTGACGGCGCGCTGTGTGAGGTGAGGGGAGGCTCAGGCCTGGAGACCGGCCTCGATCTCGAGGGTGATCGTGATCTTGTCGCCGAGGACGGCGCCGCCACCCTCGAGCGGCATGTCGATGCTGATGCCGAAGTCCTTGCGGTTGAGAACGGTCGTCGCCTCGAATCCGGCGACCGGGCCCTGGCCCATGCCGGGGTTCACGCCGTTGTACTCGAGTGCGAGTTCGACGGTCTTGGTCACGCCGCGCAGGGTGAACTCGCCGGCCAGGACGTAGTCGTCGCCCTTGGCGCGCAGTTCGGTCGAGGTGAACGTGGCGGTGGGGAACTGCTCGTGGTCGAAGAAGTCGGCCGACTTGACGTGCGCGTCGCGATCGGCGTTCTTGGTGTCGACGGAGTCGACGTTGATGACGGCGACGACCGACGGGGTGCCGTCCTCGGCCACCGTGATGGAGCCGGAGAAGTCGTTGAAG
This genomic interval from Rhodococcus triatomae contains the following:
- a CDS encoding YceI family protein; the protein is MSTTATTTLPGLTPGTWAIDPVHSTVGFSIRHLMVSKVRGSFNDFSGSITVAEDGTPSVVAVINVDSVDTKNADRDAHVKSADFFDHEQFPTATFTSTELRAKGDDYVLAGEFTLRGVTKTVELALEYNGVNPGMGQGPVAGFEATTVLNRKDFGISIDMPLEGGGAVLGDKITITLEIEAGLQA